The following are from one region of the Amycolatopsis sp. QT-25 genome:
- a CDS encoding acyl-CoA carboxylase subunit epsilon — protein MSAAETPLLKVVRGNPDDAELAALTAVVAAVAAGARAPEPAPKRNSWWADKTSLVRAPLAPGEGAWRASALPR, from the coding sequence GTGAGCGCGGCAGAAACCCCGCTGCTGAAAGTCGTCCGGGGCAATCCGGACGACGCCGAACTCGCCGCGCTGACCGCCGTCGTCGCGGCGGTGGCGGCCGGTGCGCGAGCGCCGGAACCGGCGCCGAAACGGAATTCGTGGTGGGCGGACAAGACTTCGCTCGTGCGGGCCCCGCTCGCCCCCGGCGAAGGCGCGTGGCGGGCTTCGGCGCTTCCTCGCTGA
- a CDS encoding acyl-CoA carboxylase subunit beta, with protein MSSATEPLGTPPEDEPDIHTTAGKLADLYRRYDEAVHAGSARAVEKQHAKGKKTARERIDLLLDEGSFVELDELAKHRSVNFGQEKNRPYGDGVVTGYGTVDGRPVCVFSQDVTVFGGSLGEVYGEKIVKVMDLAIKTGRPIIGINEGGGARIQEGVVSLGLYGEIFNRNVKASGVIPQISLIMGANAGGHVYSPALTDFVVMVDKTSHMFITGPDVVKTVTGEEVSFEELGGGRTHNTRSGNAHYLGSDDEDAIAYVKGLLSFLPANNLSEAPLFETDAPASAHQHSFDDVTESDRELDTLIPDSPNQPYDMHEVIDRVVDDGDFLEVHELFAPNILVGFGRVNGRSVGIVANQPTQFAGCLDIDASEKAARFVRTCDAFNIPVLTFVDVPGFLPGTDQEWNGIIRRGAKLIYAYAEATVPLVTVITRKAYGGAYDVMGSKHLGADINLAWPTAQVAVMGAQGAANIVHRKTLAAAAADGKDVDALRAELIQEYEDTLLNPYAAAERGYIDSVIVPAHTRGHIAKALSLLQGKRESLPPKKHGNIPL; from the coding sequence ATGAGCAGTGCGACGGAGCCGCTCGGGACGCCGCCCGAGGACGAACCGGACATCCACACGACGGCCGGCAAGCTGGCCGACCTGTACCGCCGGTATGACGAGGCGGTGCACGCGGGTTCCGCGAGGGCGGTGGAGAAACAGCACGCCAAGGGCAAGAAGACCGCTCGCGAGCGGATCGACCTGCTGCTGGACGAAGGCTCGTTCGTCGAACTCGACGAGCTGGCGAAGCACCGCTCGGTGAACTTCGGCCAGGAGAAGAACCGGCCCTACGGCGACGGCGTCGTCACCGGCTACGGCACGGTCGACGGCCGCCCGGTGTGCGTGTTCAGCCAGGACGTCACCGTCTTCGGCGGTTCGCTCGGCGAGGTGTACGGCGAGAAGATCGTCAAGGTGATGGACCTGGCGATCAAGACCGGCCGCCCGATCATCGGCATCAACGAGGGCGGTGGCGCGCGGATCCAGGAAGGCGTCGTTTCGCTCGGGTTGTACGGCGAGATCTTCAATCGCAACGTCAAGGCGTCCGGCGTCATCCCGCAGATCTCGCTGATCATGGGCGCCAACGCGGGCGGGCACGTCTACTCCCCCGCGCTGACCGACTTCGTGGTGATGGTCGACAAGACCTCCCACATGTTCATCACCGGCCCCGACGTCGTGAAGACCGTGACCGGCGAAGAGGTCTCCTTCGAGGAACTCGGCGGCGGGCGCACGCACAACACCCGTTCGGGCAACGCGCACTACCTCGGCTCCGACGACGAAGACGCGATCGCCTACGTCAAGGGACTGCTCTCGTTCCTCCCGGCGAACAACCTGTCCGAAGCGCCCCTGTTCGAGACGGACGCGCCGGCGAGTGCCCATCAGCACAGCTTCGACGACGTCACCGAGTCCGATCGCGAACTCGACACGCTCATCCCGGACTCGCCGAACCAGCCGTACGACATGCACGAGGTCATCGACCGCGTCGTCGACGACGGTGACTTCCTCGAGGTGCACGAGCTGTTCGCACCGAACATCCTGGTCGGCTTCGGCCGGGTGAACGGGCGCAGCGTGGGCATCGTGGCGAACCAGCCGACCCAGTTCGCCGGCTGCCTCGACATCGACGCGTCCGAAAAGGCCGCACGGTTCGTGCGCACCTGCGACGCGTTCAACATCCCGGTGCTGACCTTCGTCGACGTGCCCGGCTTCCTGCCCGGCACCGACCAGGAGTGGAACGGCATCATCCGCCGCGGCGCGAAGCTGATCTACGCCTACGCCGAAGCGACCGTCCCGCTCGTCACCGTCATCACCCGCAAGGCGTACGGCGGCGCGTACGACGTCATGGGGTCGAAGCACCTCGGCGCGGACATCAACCTGGCGTGGCCGACGGCGCAGGTGGCGGTCATGGGCGCGCAGGGCGCGGCGAACATCGTGCACCGCAAGACACTCGCCGCGGCGGCCGCCGACGGCAAGGACGTCGACGCGCTGCGGGCCGAGCTGATCCAGGAGTACGAGGACACGCTCCTGAACCCGTACGCGGCGGCCGAGCGCGGCTACATCGACTCGGTGATCGTGCCCGCGCACACCCGCGGCCACATCGCGAAGGCGCTGTCGCTGCTCCAAGGCAAACGAGAAAGCCTGCCGCCCAAGAAGCACGGGAACATCCCGCTGTGA